A region of the Arachis hypogaea cultivar Tifrunner chromosome 15, arahy.Tifrunner.gnm2.J5K5, whole genome shotgun sequence genome:
TGTAACGACAAAGAAACCAGGAACTGACGGCGTTGGAATTTAAATGGTATAATCGTATCACTGGGAATCATATTCATTCTACTGATAAAAACTTTATCCCCAACATTGCTACCAGAAACAATATCCGCACCGATCACAGTTCTCCCTAAATCTCGCACAACAAGTCGGGTCCCATTACACAAACCCCCAACTGGATCAATATTCCTCAACAAAATAATAGGCACGCCTATTTTCAACTTCAACGAATGATTAGGTAGACCAGAACACCTAATCTGATTCAAGAATTCAACATTTATccaatcaacatcaacatcagaATAGACATCACTACCACATATCGAATCAGCACTGAGATAATTTTTCTCCTCCCCGGGCAACAAGTCAACTATATAATTGTTTATCTCTTCAACATTGTCGACAGTCGGAGCCAAAATTGCCCTATCCTGGAAAAAACTTGGATCACGAAAATTCTGAACCAAATTTGGATAGATTGTATTTACAATATCTTCCACTGGATTTTCCAAGACAGGAATGATTAGATCAGAAGGAATATCAACAAAAAGTTTATCATTGACCACTGTTCCACATCGACCTTCGCCGATTTGAAGTATCCAATCTGAAAATGACCTTAGCTCCTGAGGAGTTGATTGTTCCAATCCCATTGTTAACCTCATATTTTTCGTCAAAGACAAAACTTCGCAATATTTCCAGAGGACAGAAGAATTTATCGAAGCCATGACAATCTCAGCACGAGAACCTTTAGGAATAACTGGCAAGACCTGCCTGAAATCACCACCGAGAACAACCACCTTCCCACCAAAAGGTAAATCTTTATTCCTATCAGAGACCGAAACCATTATATCACGTAACGTCCTATCGAGTGCTTCAAATGCCAATTTGTTAGTCACCGGTGCCTCATCCCAAATAATCAAATCAGCCAATCGGACAACTTCAGCTTTTGCACTATCCTTCTTAATCCGACAAACAGTATCTTTAGTCAGCTCAACAGGAATATTGAACATAGAGTGAGCCGTCTTACCACCAGGTAACAACAAAGAAGCAATACCACTAGAAGCAACATTTATAACAATCCTTTTCTCAGATCGCAATCTAGCCAACAAAATCctgtataaaaaaatttttccaGTGCCACCAAACCCATACACAAAAAAGAATCCGTGCCTCTTATTCGAGACACAATCAATAATTTTATCGTAGACCACCCTCTGTTCTTCATTTAACTTTAAGACATTTGCATCATGCTCACGAGTTAAAGAAACAGTGTCATACTGCAACTCACGCAGCAGCATCAAGTTGCTAAATTGAGAGACTAAACAGTTATTAGGAACCGGCATGCCAGCATAATTTCTCAATGATTTTCCATTACTCTGCAATAGTTTCTCAATCTCCAACAAACAAAATGTTTGCAACTCGTCCTGACTCATCGTTAGATCTATGTTtaacgataattaataaatattagcaCGATAATATAATTTCTGCAGTGTATGTGTCCGTGTGTGCCTGCTTGTCATATAATAAAATCACAATGAACAAAATTCTTACCAGGATATTGCAGCTCATGCCTTCTGCAATAAAGAATATCATCAGACAAATAAGCCCAATTTTGTTCCCAAACTGACAGAGGCCTTCCCATGGAACCAGATAGCAACAACATCACAAAAAATCTCCTTAGCTGTGCAGCGGACGCTACCTCGGTGACTTCCTTAATAGCAGAAACATACTCCTTATCATCTATCAAGAATCCCATGGCAGAACATGCCTCCTGGAATGTATCATAAGTAACACCATTCACGGTTCTTATACTTCAAAAACTGGTACAACCTCTCTGCACATTCAAAAGCATACGCATATAGAAAAGTTCACCAGATGAGGGATGAGCAAAACTCAATCTTCCAATTGAGAATCCCCTCTGTCTCAGCTTCCACTCCCTACTGTTCAAACAGTAGACAAATTTTCCTGGATATTCCACATATGTTAAAGACCGCCCATCCGGAAACCGCCTGTTGGCCATCATCCAAGCAGTAAACATCGTCAGCAAATCTTTGTTGCGCAAATAAACATGAGTTGTGATATCAGCATCATCGAATACAACATGCTGCTGGTTCGGCAAGTGAAAAGTCAACCTTTGTACTGACGGCCATCTATGATGAATATCATAAGCAAAAATTCTCCACATAGATTCAGACGGTGATAAATAACGACAATCATAATACTGCTTGATCTCATCAACCACCCGAGAAGATTCACCAACATTATATGTTTCTCCAACAGTTGCAGTCACCCGATCCGGACCCTTATTGATATACTTAAAAAGATACTTGATAACGTTTGACTTGTTACAGAACTCAAGATTTATGTGAGCTTGATATTTCATTAACAGTAGTGGATTATAAGGCACAACAAATCTGTTGTCAATATCAACGTCGTTAATCTTCACTGTCACACCCATATTACGACGTTTATATATCGGATAGCCATCTTCATCAAAGCTCGTTTGATCAACGAATCTTTTTGGATAAAATTTTGAGCACTTACCATCTTTCATGCAAGGAGAACTCGGTCTAAGTCGACCACAGGGACCATGGATCATGTACTTGGTGACGATATTATAAAGAGCCAAAATTTTGAGGGATTAGGTAGCTCGGCACAGATGAATTcatcaacaattttaacactttgTAAGTTGCTTTCCCCGTTAAGCCATAGTAACATGTGTGCATGTGGTAGACCTCTTTTTTGGAACTCAATAGTATACATACCTAAAAAATACAAAAGCATCATTAAGAAGCCAGACAACAACATGTTCGAGCACACCAGACAAAAATTGAAATGCCAAGGGAGAAATAACATACCTGCACTAAGTGGACCAAAAAACACACCTTCCTTGAGATCGCTTAGAAGGCATTTCAACTTAGCAAGAAAAACATGGCATGAGATATCAGGACGATCAGCGATGGGAATTCGCTCTCGCTCTGTGAATCGCTGAAATTCAGGCCAATTTGGATTACACGTAATAGTAAGGAATAAATCTGGATAGCCAAAATGTTTACAGATTGCCATCGCATCCTGACAATGATTAAACATATAACGTCTACCACCAGTGAAGGAAGAAGGCAAGATGACTCGTGTCCCAATGGAAGAAGCTTTGTCATCACCACGACGCATAGTCTCTTCTATTCCTTGAAGCACTTCCCCTCTAATTGTACTTTGCTTCATTCTAATCTCATACAACCTCTGTGACTCAATCATGGTAAAACAGTCAACAACAAATTGTTGAAATAATCGCCTATACTTGTGAATAATTCCATCTTCTTACTCCCTAATCTGCAAATGAAAACATATGAATTCCctgagagaaacccttgttctccTTCCAGGGACATATCCCTCCTGTTGACCTCAATAAGGAATATTCAACTGGTAACCATCCTCGCCATATGGAAACAACAACGGATACTGTAAAGGCCAATATAGAGCATGAGTTTCATAGATACGTTGCAACTGACCAGCAGTAGATCGAACAATAATGTCACGACCATGATCCGACGAATCAAAATCTCCAACAATCAAAGCAGCAACTTCGTCACAAGAGGGAGTATTGTAAGTTCCTCGATCAACCTTCCTATGTGAatacaacttcaaagagaagatcTCGATGGATGACACTGATAGAATTCTCTGACTCTTCGAAATGAATGTGCTATGACATTATGAGTATCGATCATTTGCAATAACTCAGTTATCAATTCTTTATCTATCTCAGATGTTTGCCTAAAACAAATATACATTaaccacaaaaatatatttaaaaaccaCACAGAATACAATTTTGATATGTTTTGATAAATCATTATCAGTCAGAAATTATTAATAATGCATTATAACGGGAATAAAACACAATATAACTATGCAATGACAGATATAAACATGTTTTTCAATGCAAATAACATTAAAACATcagggaaataaaataaaaaaaacttaacaaGAAAATTTCAAAACACATACCGAAAGATTCCCTGCCTATGCATTATCTCATGCTGAGTGTCGTATATATATAATTGCGCAAATTTAGGCTTCTGACCAGGATCTGGGAGCAAACTTCCAATTCGATGATAATTTTGACCAGCTATTATAAATTGCGGTGGACCACTCCCAtcattcactgaatccaaaaccTTACCACCAAGAGACGTGAAGGCAAACATACTATTATAAGATCGAATATTTTTTTGGAAATACAAACTCTTCCTATCATGTCCATTAATCAAATTATATAGCAGATCTGGGGGCTTTCGGAGATAAGGTAACTGTATTTTCCCTTTCGAGCAATAAACAGTAAAAACAGGACGATTAATTGTAGAGTCTCTTTCAACACATTCTGATAACCAGAAACACGTCCCACAGATTGAACATTCATAGTTAGGATCACCAACATCAAGACAACCTAGTAAAGATAGAACAGAAAAAAATAtgcataacaataaaaaaaagttttatctCAATTAGATGGCATGAAATAGATTCAACATAAAATGAATAAACCATTAGcttactaatataatatataataaataattgagTCGTTTAAATTTTGTCAAAAGAATATATCACAAAACACTATTTCTATTTTACACTGCCTGAATAATATCTCATCACAGAAGCACAATGGAATCttttaaaagtaaattaataaaatttctatTTGACTATTCTTGAATAATAGATGATTTAAGAAAGAGAGCGTATCTTGTATCTCACTTTGCAAGAACAGAGGATGATCAATAACAGAACCAACTTGACTGAGTGAATTTATCGAAGGATCATATATTTCTGATTGGTCTATATCACCCAttttaattaaagataacaacacaaatttatgtaaatatatacttcacaaccaaacattaaaaaaaaattaatgatgaaagaaaaaatcaattaattatttaataatcagCATGCAGATTAAACATTAAAAATGTAATAAACTACAAAAACCAATCTGAATTAGCATTGATTTATTAGataactaaatataaataaagcTTAATGCACATTGAAGAACAGTTTGATTTTACTTAATGGTAGAatagactttgtttcattattttaacCACTTATACTAATTGTCTAGGTTGCAATTAAATAAGCTAAATCACTATTAGaatgattttgtatttttttagacTTTAATCAGTCTATTGCTCCATAGAATCCTGtaaaatttttaaccaagtaCGTATATTTTTTTTCACTATCAAGGGAGGCATAATTGAAaacactaaaagaaaaaaaaatttcacagacagaactaaaaggaaaaatatttataTCGAACTAATAGGAGATTTCAAAAAAATAGAGGAAGCGACAGAAGAAATAAACTTTTCTTTAATATACAACTATTGATTATGACATCAAATTAAGAGAGTTTCAAGAAACACCCCTCGTCTATTATTTAGCtagaaaagttaattaattaactaatcacATGAATCCAATCACATAACGAAAAAACTCTTCATATTGTCCAAGACAAGAATAAACACTAATTAAACAATTTATTAACCTATAGTACTTGTGTATGTTTGAAACAACAATATAAATTAAACCTATATACTGATCTAAATCATTCCATAGAGAATTTTATAACAGtgtaaaaaaacaataataaatcaaCAAGCCAATCTATTATTAGATGTAAATCCAAAGAACTTAAAATATAACTTAACAAAAACAAATTTGGACAGGGATAAAAaacttaaagatattattatacctGAGAAGATAATATTTGAACTCTGATTAACATTCTGGGACACCTCAactaaattttctaaaaaataaaaataaagaaaaacattggaaacatataaaataaacagataaatttttataaacacaaagattaactaaaaaaatataggtAGAGCAAAAAAATTACCCATATAATCATTAAAAGAGAGAGCAGGCATCGAGGAATCGAGGACCTCTAAAAcattaaaaaacaaaagaaaattacaaaacaTTCCCATAGATATAAAATCACTGAGAAATGGAACATAAAACACTAAAAATATCACGAAGGTCAATTCAGTACTGACCTCTTTCATTTCGATGGTGACTTTGTGTTCGCTTTCTTTTCAAAGAATTTCGCCTATATTCTCTAGCACGAACAGAATTATGAGACATCTTTGTTACTCGTACTAAAGAAAACAAGAGGTTGAAACATAAATCGCAAAAACTACCCTTAATTCATTGCCCAAAAGACATCCACATTGTTAAGTTCATATAAGCAAGAGGTAAAAAAAAtggggggtgattgggaagagaacTTGTGAAACACACCAACAAATAACTTATATAACCATGCACACCTTTGATAACAcagaacataaaaataataaaatattataatcaaCACCAATAACCAATTGACATGAAAAGATAAAGTTGTAcaacaataaagaaataaaaataagaactgCGGCATTTCATTAAAATACTGATAGTGAGACACAATTACATATGGGTATCTCTCCTATGATAAGGAGGATCCCAATATCTGATACATATCCTAGTATGTAACCTAAAGAGGGTACAACATTGAAAATGTGTCCAATCCCTAGCAAAGTCACTATTACAAAAGGAGGAGTTGACAATAGACATAGTTGGCACACGACACGAgccaacagaaaagaaaaatcccTATATCTGACAATCCTATTTGTTGGACACAATCCAAAAAGGTCAAATCAAAATACCATCCAGCTAGCATGATTACATTTCGATGTATTTGGAATCACAAGCCTTCCTAAACACTTGTAGATATACTATATAAACTACCTACACCTAGACACAACAGCTCAATTCCACACCTTAGATCAAACTCCATTAACCTTGGCAATCTTGAATCCACGCCCATCTGCATCAACAGCCGCCTCTTCAAATTGGGGATTCAGATTCCTCTTGCCCTTGGAGGTGACAACATCATTTTCATGAATAAGCTTCTCTCCATATTTAGAAGGTGCATCAATAACGTGGGACAACACCTCCTATCagaaagaaattaacaaaaggtATGAAAGTCATCCAAGAAATGCAAAATCCATTTAGAAACAACACACATAGGAAGGAGGGAGAAAATATTATATAACAACACCTGAGTTTCTTTTTCTGGTGAGCTAAGCAATATATCTATTTCAGCAGAAAGATCATCACTAACAGTATCATTGCTAGGTGTTTTCCCATCTTTTCCATGTTCACCATTAATTAAGGAAGCAAACTCAGTCCTTCCAAAAATAGGAGGCTGTTTTCCAGCCAGAAAATCTATAAGAACTGGGGATTTAGATAAAATCCCAGAAGACTCACCAGAAACTTTTTCACTTTTGATAAAATTCTTTGATGAATCCTTCTTAACACCAATATCACCTTTTCCAGAGGGAACAGATTTGTGTAAATCAGCCTCCTATTCATATGCCACAGGAATTTAATAATACATAAGACCGTAAGAAAAATTAAACACagcacaataaataaataaaaaaaaggaacaaaacatgaatttacacaatctaaaaataattatatttatatctaaCCTTTTTTGGGGTAGACTCATCATCAGCATCATAATCGGGAAGCTCAAACATGGCAATAATCGTGGGATCATCACATATTCTCCTAACTCGGAAAGTGCCATAAAATGTATCATGTGGCACACCTTTGGTATCAACCTTCAGCAGTAACTTCTTTCCAATGAGCCCTTGGAATATGGGAGGATAAGTATCCCACATACAAGCtattttgaaaataatacatAACAAATACAGAGTTTAAATAACACATATAACATCCCATAAAGTGAATAATACACTAAAGAAAACTTAGCACATACACTTGCATCTCTTTGAACCTCGGTAAACAAGTCAGCACATGATTTCTTAAGCAAATAAGATGCCTCACGATCAAAGAGAAGGAAAATACCCTCCCCACTATGATCTTCaactgttattttaattttaaatctgcggagaaagaaagaaaggaacacAATGATTCGGAATAAAAAATACCAAGAAACATTATTTTCATAAACAATCCACAAGACAAAATGAAaagacattttgaaaaaaaatttctgACCTTAGAGTCACATTAGTTATGTGCTTCAAACAAAAATCACAGTAATATGCACCATTTTGAGGATAGATACCCTTTCCACACACACAAGCAGAATACCACCAACCTCCATCCTCGACAATACCTTGGATTATACCAAAAATGATAAAAGAACCCTCCTATGCAATCAGCATTTCAAAATTTGTTAAGAATATGAATGGAAAAATAGATCTGGAAattgttctttaatttttcttttcagttCATTTCTGTATAAAATAAGCATAAACACAACTAACTCAGAAGAAGACAACCTCATTGTTATCTTGAAGCTCTTCAATAGTGCATTTTCTAGTTAAACGCATGAAATCATCTTCCAAGGATACAACTTTACCCTCATTTGCAATAAATAGTGGCTGGGTACCGTTGACACCTTGCTCAAccatactataaaaaaaatatgcaaatacTTGTACTTGTTATTCCAGATTGGTTGTAAATAAAGAATAcaataaaaatcaacaaaataaaacatCATAACCTCTGCCTGAATTCAACAACTTCAGGAAGATCAGGATTAAATAACATTTGAGTGGCATATATCAAATTTTGAAGCCCTACTTGACCTACACAACAATAGAGAAATAGTCTAGCAAAGTTTATTGCAGACAACACCTAGAGTAGCAATGAGATGTACAGAAAAGAAACAGTTTACCCCTAAAGAACTTGACTTTAGCAAGTTGAATCACTACAACAGGCTGCTCCACATACCCAGAGGCAAGGAAATGATTTACTTGATTAACATAGTCCCCAAACAATGCACATCGCACTGTAAGACTAAAACTCAAAACATGACAAAGGATCAAAtagaaaacaagcaaaaaagATGATCAAAACATAAAGAGAAAGCAGCAGAAATGACTCAatcaacatactcttttgaaCTTAATTCAAGCGcaatcattttcacaattttcccCTCTTTTGCATACTCTTTCTCTTCTCCCACTGAAGTTAAAAGGCCAATGACATCTATTCCAAATAAACAGAACCTATTAAATATTGAAATGATTTGTTAAAAAAACTTGAATAACAGCAAACCAAGAAGATAGACACACCAACTAAAAAATCATAATCTTGGGTCATGTTTAGCAGCTCAGAAAAAGGAAGCATGTTGAAACAAGTCTTAGGGATAACATATTCATCAACAGCTACAATAGTGGTTCGGTGAAGGAAAACCAATTTGAATTCATGAGAAGTTGCTCTATAACTACCATGATTTGACACAACAGTAAAGTATGCCATTCTATAAACTTGACCTTCAACTATATGATCCCTAAACCTATTAAGGAGTGGTTTCTTAACTGTAGCTTGAATTTTTCTACACTGAAAATCcaacaaaagaacaaaatcaGATCAGTGAAACACATCATTTAAAATTGGAAACTTAAAAAACAACAAGTAACACCATATTTAAAAGAGAAACTAATAGGGTCTAACATGCTCATCAAGGAGAATCATCTCCATTGAGTTAGGAACATCATGATTCCCAAAAGAGGGTACAACCCAAAGCCTTAGAACCCTAACTTTCAGCCTCCAAGCCTCTCTAGGAGGATGCATCTTAGAAATCATATCAAATGGAGGAGgcattgcagaaaaaaaaaaagaaacaaaggagGTAAATAGAGTTGATGAAATAGATCAAATGTAAACAGAAGAATTCTGATGTAGATAGAGCTTAGGAGGAAATAGAAGAAAGCAGAATGTTTGTGCATTGAATGTGCATCACCAACCAtcattttatagaaaaaaaatcaagGGCTTTTGGCTCacctttttgaattcaaattgaattgaatatgGAAAATGGAGGGAAAATAAAACATGAGTCCATATCCATCTCCATAGAGACAACTAATGAAAGGGGCAAAACCTGAACCAACACAAAAACAGCAAAAACaagtgaaactttcaagaaatCAACAATTAGGGACCAAAAAATGAGATATCACACCATACCTGCTATAGTGCACCTACATGTCATCACACCATAGGGAAGGCAGTCATCAACTACCCCAAACAATCATTATACTCATGGGAATGAGAGTTGGTAAATGTCTTAGGTAGGCATACATTGGAAACAGCAAAATGAATGGGAAAAAAAAGGTATACAGAAACATCAATAAAAATCTATCAATCACATCAACATTCAGGAAATGGGTGAGAATGAAACCTCTTACCTTGATAATGATTGCCAAATTTCCAATGAGGAATAAATAGCACAACCGTATTATGTGTGCAGAAGAGATTTTCATGCGAACAGCAGCTGGTGGATAGATTTTTCTTTGGATAAAGAGATGTGCTAGTTAGATAAACAATACCATGGAGACATTTTACTCGCACAAGGCCATTCTTTTCTCAATGAACCTCTTAAATTCAGCCCAAAGAGCTTTATGTCCATCCAACAGCtgatatataaaataatgtttacacaaagaaaaaaaatatgtaatGCAAATCAGttgaactcaaaaaataaataaatgaccagCAGGCTATACATCAATCTCTGTCAATCACATAACCATGGATAGAAAACATTAACCACCAAACCAATTCGTTGATAATGATTCTCACAACCCACATGCAACCAGCAATTCATTTTAGGTAAACTTAATGGATTTGATGGACAtagcttaaaaaaaaaaaagaaagattcatCACTGGCATTATTGAATCAGAATTGAAATGGGAATGCACGACTTGAACAGCAGAGAATCGAATTGGGACGGAAAAACTTGAATGGGAGTGGCAAAAGCATATTCCTTTAAAACAGAAGTACAAAAATTCATGACAATCAGCTCTACTTCTATGCAACAGGCGAAATATAGAGCACTCTTTGCATAACCACTAAAGAATTCAGATGCAAGTGAGTTGACTAACAAAAGCTTTCATCAAAATGCAAATCAAAATGCAAAAAAATCACCAAGAAGCTATCAATCAATTCCTATCAATCACATCACCGCTCATCAAATAGACTACTTAGAAGAGAATTCCCTAGAAACACAAACAGTGGACTGAGGCCATGTGATTGTGAGAAAGCCACCTCCTTCCTATCAATCACATCACCACTGACTAAATAGATATAAGATGGAATGAAATTGACCTAAAATCAAAACATCAAAACATATAAATAAACAACCAGCAAGCTATACATCAATTTCTGTCAATGACATCACTACCAATAGAACAGATTAGGTACAAAACCCATTCCCTCATCATGATTCACACAGCCCACATGTAACCACCAAATCACTTGATCTAAACTTGATGGATTTGTTGAatatacagaaaataaaaaaataaaaatagattcataaaattttaatattacatTCAATGGGTCTACTCTCAATATAATTATGAGAGTgcttcataaaatttgaaatcaaacaTAAAATGAAAGAACATGATCCTGAATACAGAAAACAGTATAAAAACTAAATGGATTTGTTGAATATATACAAAGTAAGAGATTAAAAATAGATTCATCAGTTGATATATAGGATTTAATGGCTCTACTTTCGATATAATTAAATGAAGCACACAAATGCATCACAATTAGTTGTAATTGTATGAAAGAGGCTCacctttttgaattcaaattggaTATGGAAATGCAGGGAAAACAAAATATGAGTCCATATCCATCTCCATTCAATGCCATAGAGACAACTAATGAGAGGGGAAAAACCTGAACAAACACAAAaacagcaagaacaagtgaaactttcaagaaatCAAGAGATAGGGACAAAATCAAACCATACCTGCTACAGTGCACCTAGATGTCATTTCACCATAGGGAACGCAGTCAAAAACTACCCAAAAAATATCATTGTACTCATGGCATTCAGAGTTGGTAAATGTCTTAGGTAGGCATACATTGGAAACAGCAAATGAAttggaaaaaaaagtatatatataaactggaaaaaaaaatatacacaagCATGAATAAAAATCTGTCAATCACATAACCACCAATAGAATACATTAGCTACAAAACCAATTCCTTGATAATGATTCTCACAACCCACATGCAACCACCAATTCACAATAGGTAAACTTAATGGATTTGATGGACATtgcttaaaaaaaacaaaaaaggaaattaGAATCAAAATGGAAATAAGATTAGAAATTGCTAGATTCAGCCCAAAAAATCCAAATAGATTACTGAATTAAAATGGAAATTAGAATACAAAAGTTGAATAGGAGAGAATGAAATTGGGAATAAATTGAcctaaaattaaatcaaactataTAAAGGAACAACCAGCAAGATATACACCGATTCTTGTCAATCACATCACCACCAATAGAACAGATTAGGTAGAAAACCCATTCCCTCATCATGATTCACACAGCCCACATGTAACCACCAAATCACTTGATCTAAACTTGATGGATTTGTTGAatatacagaaaataaaaaaataaaaatagattcatGAAATTTTAATATTGCATTCAATGGGTCTACTCTCAATATAATTATGAGAGTgcttcataaaatttgaaatcaaacataa
Encoded here:
- the LOC112749092 gene encoding uncharacterized protein — encoded protein: MGVTVKINDVDIDNRFVVPYNPLLLMKYQAHINLEFCNKSNVIKYLFKYINKGPDRVTATVGETYNVGESSRVVDEIKQYYDCRYLSPSESMWRIFAYDIHHRWPSVQRLTFHLPNQQHVVFDDADITTHVYLRNKDLLTMFTAWMMANRRFPDGRSLTYVEYPGKFVYCLNSREWKLRQRGFSIGRLSFAHPSSGELFYMRMLLNEACSAMGFLIDDKEYVSAIKEVTEVASAAQLRRFFVMLLLSGSMGRPLSVWEQNWAYLSDDILYCRRHELQYPDLTMSQDELQTFCLLEIEKLLQSNGKSLRNYAGMPVPNNCLVSQFSNLMLLRELQYDTVSLTREHDANVLKLNEEQRVVYDKIIDCVSNKRHGFFFVYGFGGTGKIFLYRILLARLRSEKRIVINVASSGIASLLLPGGKTAHSMFNIPVELTKDTVCRIKKDSAKAEVVRLADLIIWDEAPVTNKLAFEALDRTLRDIMVSVSDRNKDLPFGGKVVVLGGDFRQVLPVIPKGSRAEIVMASINSSVLWKYCEVLSLTKNMRLTMGLEQSTPQELRSFSDWILQIGEGRCGTVVNDKLFVDIPSDLIIPVLENPVEDIVNTIYPNLVQNFRDPSFFQDRAILAPTVDNVEEINNYIVDLLPGEEKNYLSADSICGSDVYSDVDVDWINVEFLNQIRCSGLPNHSLKLKIGVPIILLRNIDPVGGLCNGTRLVVRDLGRTVIGADIVSGSNVGDKARRHPRWTFFSTVASPQEGCMCSSLLSLSAIFSCDSFTQAPFFADLVDQVKDFPIESQIEDLQPIN
- the LOC140179377 gene encoding uncharacterized protein codes for the protein MIESQRLYEIRMKQSTIRGEVLQGIEETMRRGDDKASSIGTRVILPSSFTGGRRYMFNHCQDAMAICKHFGYPDLFLTITCNPNWPEFQRFTERERIPIADRPDISCHVFLAKLKCLLSDLKEGVFFGPLSAGMYTIEFQKRGLPHAHMLLWLNGESNLQSVKIVDEFICAELPNPSKFWLFIISSPST